The Lancefieldella sp. Marseille-Q7238 genomic interval CTCCATTGACGAAGCCTTTTTTGACGTCACGCCCGGTCGGTTTTCTCGCGAGCATCCCATCGAAATTTGCCGGCGCATTCAGCGCCGCGTCGCCGAACTTGGGATTACCTGCTCAATCGGTCTTGGAGTCAACAAGACGGTTGCCAAAATCGCTTCCGAGCGAGAAAAACCACGCGGCCTCACCGTGGTGCTTCCTGGAAGCGAGCGGCGTTTTCTGGCTCCTCTTCCCGTTGAGGCCATGAGCGGCATCGGCCCTTCAACAGCGAAGGTATTGCATTCGTTTGGCATCAAAACGCTTGGAGAGCTGTCCCGCGCCAATACAGCTCGCCTTGAGGGAGCGCTTGGCGTCAGCGGTCCCCGTCTCATCCGCCGTGCCGGTGGCCTTGAGGTGTCAGTCGTGTCCGAGGCGGCGGCGCCCAGTGAAGCAAAATCCGTATCAAACGAGCGCACCTTCAAGGAAGACCTTACCGATGAAACAGAGATTCGCGCCGCCATACGCCACATCTCATGTATCGTCGGACGGCGCCTCAGAAAGAACGGACTGAAGGGTTGTACCGTAACGCTCAAGGTAAAAAACTCCGTATCTTCATCGCACACCGCGCAAAAAACACTTTCCGCCATGACTGACCAGGAGGATCAGTTTGGCCCTGTCGCAGAAGAGCTCCTGCAGGAAGTCTGGCATAACGGTCAGCCGGTGCGCCTTTTAGGAGTCGGTATCAGCGGTTTTGACACCGGCGCGCAAAGGCCGATACAGCCGGCGCTTTTTGATGAGCAGGATCTTACGCCCTCAGACGCCACCCGACAGGGCAAAAAGAAGACACGCTCTCATCGACCTCCCCTTTCCGGCGTGACCGACGCCTTAAAGGACAAATTCGGAAGTGACGTTATAAAGTACGGACGCGATCTCCGCTTTGAAGACCGCATCTCGGATACCATGCCCATGGGCAAAAATGACGTATAGCAGCTGTTTTCTACGCTTCAAGACCCATTCTTACGCTTCAAGACCAACGTCAACGCGCGGCGCGTCTTCCCACAGGCGCTCCAAGCGGTAATAGTCTCGCACTTCCGGCTGAAATACATGAATGACAACGGAACCGTAGTCCACAAGAATCCATTTCAAGCCTTCGCGGCCTTCTGTGGAAAGCGGGTTAAGACCAGTATTTTTACGGATCTTCTCGCGGATTTCGTCCACGATGGAGTCGGCCATGCGAGCGTTATCTCCGGTGCAGATGACAAAATAATCGCAGACGTCGGTTTGATCGGACAGGTCAAGGACGAGAATGTCCTTCGCTTTCTTATCATCAGCGGCAACAGCTGCGATTCGAGCAAGTTCAAATGGGGTTACAGCCATTAAGGCCCTACCTTTCTGTTCTTTTTGTCACGTCCGGCTCAGTCTCTTTGAGCGGGCACCCAATCATAGCATTGTATATGTCAACGGACTTTGGATACAAGTACTTGCCGGATTCCACAACGTACAAAAGCGTTGAGGTAAAGCTCGCGCGATACAGCGCCTCAAGAGAAACGTGACGCACAAAAAGCTCACGCGAGCGCACAATGCTTGGATACGATGCTCGCAGCGGCTCGATAAGGTCCGCGACATATATGATCTTATCGAGGTCGGACATCACAAGGTCAGCGGTCGTATGCTTTGCAATGGCGCTCAAAATCTCTTCCGAAAGCCATGGATAGAGCTTGGGAAGCTCACGCGCGGCGAGAGGACCATGAAGCAAGCTGATAATCTTCACATACGCGACGCCCATCTCAAGCTGGTACTTCTCGGCAAGTAAAAGCGTATCCTCGTTAGAAAGGCCCTTCTCCCAGTCATGGAGAATGCCTGCGACGCGCGCGGGATACGGATCTATCCCGTACGCGACAGCCATAGTTTCGGCCATGTGGCCAACGGAAATGCTGTGCGCGAAGCGCTTCGGGTTTTGCAAGCGCATATGCGCGTCAAGATCTCGCTCAAGCTCTTCGATAATCGCCTGCTGCTTTGAGGTGTAAATAACCGTTGCGAATTTGATAACCGTGTTCTTGTGGTCTGAGGGCGCACTCATCGCTCGTCACCTCGGGCCGTGAGCGGCGTTGAATCGGCTCCGTAGAGCCCATGTTTATGCACATAGCCCGCAACCGCGTCAGGCGTGAGGTACCGAAGACTTTGGTGCTGCTCTACACGCGCGCGCAGATAGCTCGATGAGATGGCCAAAGCGGGCACCTCAAGATAGGTCACGTCAAAATCATAGGGAGACAGCTCAATGGCCCGTCTCGCCCGATTGAGGTCATAGCCGGGACGCGTTGCCGCCACAAAGTGAGCAAGCTCCGCTACGGTGCCGGCATTGCGCCAGCTGACAATATCCGCGATGGCGTCAGCGCCGGTAATGAAGTAAAACTCGACGTTTTCGGGATAGAGCGCGCGCAGGCGTGTCAAGGTCTCGGCGGTATATGTAATGCCTTCAAAGTCCACTTCAAAGCGACTTGCCACAAAGTGGGGATTATCCGACGTGGCGAGAAGCGTCATTGAGTAGCGATCCTCCCCCGCCGTTACGCGCATATCCTGCTTAAAGGCGGGGCGGCCTGCGGGCATAAAGACAACAACATCGAGATGCAAATCGTCGTACGCGGTTTCCGCAGCTACCAGATGTCCATAGTGGATAGGATCAAACGTACCGCCCATAATTCCCAATCGGTAGGTCTTTGAGGGATCCTGGCCGAGGTTCGGAAGTCCGGGGTGCATGCCGTTTATTATCTTACTCATGCCCTATCCCATCGGTAGAGTCGATTTTCGCGTCTTCGTCAGATACCGCGGGTTCGTCCAAAGCACACGGATCGTCTTCAGCGTAGCTGTCTGGTGCAGGCGCGGACGCTGACCCTTCAAACGTAAAGGCGAACCCCAGAATCCGAACTTCATCTCCGTCGACGGCGCCCGCCTTAATCAGCTGATCGTCCAAGCCGATGCGGTCAAGTCGATGCTGCAGGTAAGCGACGGCCTCATCATTGTCCCAGTCGGTTTGGATGACCATACGTTCGATGGCGCCTCCAGAAACGCGCCAGGCGTGACGCTCTTCTCGCTCAATGGTAAAACGGCTGTCACGGCGCTGACGCCTGTGCTCCCAGGTTTCAGAGCGGTCGACAGTCGGTGCTGCTGCTGAGAACTCTTGGCGAAGCTTAGCGACTGCCGAAGCGCAGTAGGCGACAAATTCGTCAAGATTATGACCGGTTACCGCGGAAACGGCAAAGAAGCGGTGTCCGTCCACCTCCGCTGCGTGGCGCAGCTCTTCTATTTTGTCGGCCGTATCCGGCATGTCGCACTTATTGGCAACCACAATCATCGGCCGCTCGGCAAGCTCAGGCGCGTAGGTCGCAAGCTCGCGGTTGATAACGCGATAATCCTCAACAGGGTCGCGGTCTTCAAAGCCGCCTGTTATATCAACGACATGGGCGATAAGAGCCGTGCGTTCAATATGGCGCAAAAATTGATGACCAAGACCTTTGCCTTCACTTGCGCCTTCAATGAGGCCAGGCACGTCGGCGCAGACAAAAGACTGACCGCTCGCGGCGCGGACCACGCCCAGGTTGGGTACGAGCGTTGTAAACGGATAGTCGGCAATCTTCGGCCGCGCGGAACTGATGCGAGCAATGAGCGAACTCTTGCCAACTGACGGCATGCCGACAAGCGCCACATCGGCCATCAGCTTCATTTCCAGCTCGATCCAGTGATCTTGCGCCGGTTCTCCTTTTTCGGCAAAGGCGGGCGCACGGCGCACCGATGTCACAAAGTGAATGTTACCAAGACCGCCGCGGCCGCCGGGCGCCACAACTACGCGCTCGCCCGCAACCGTAAGATCAGCTATGTCATACAAGGGCTTTTGCGTCTCCGGGTCAAGCTCTCTGACCACGGTTCCCAGTGGCACCTTGAGCAGCAAGTCCTCGCCGTCCGCGCCGTGACGCCGTGCTCCTTTGCCGTGCGTGCCCCGCTCCGCCTTGAAGTGGTGCTTATATCGGTAGTCAATGAGGGACGACAGCTGCGGGTCGGCAACGATTACCACATCGCCGCCATGGCCGCCATCGCCGCCATCGGGTCCCCCTTTGGGCACGAACGCCTCGCGCCTGAACGACATGCATCCCGCGCCGCCGTCGCCGCCTTTTACGTTGATATGACACAGGTCGGTGAATGTATCCACGGATCCTCCTTTGAGCAGTTTATATGGTACGCGAAACCGAGCCGCAAAGAAACCGTGGCGAGAAGCGCGCGAAAACTAGAGAACCGCTATGCCAATAATAAACATGAGGCCGACAACAAGTATGACGTCATCAGATATACGCATTGGATAGCGCTTGAGCGCGGAATCCCGCGTGCGCAGATAAAACCCACGCTGTTCGGCTGAGAGCGCTGTAGCGTCAGCTTTTTTCACCGAAGAAATCATCAGCGGAACAATAAGCGGGAGTTGCAGTTTCAGGCGGCGAAAAGGATTTTTTGCGTCAAACTCCACGCCGCGCGCCGTCTGGGCCTCCTTGATTTTCTCCATTTCCTGCGAAAAAACAGGGACGAAACGAATAGCGGTAGTGATGGTAAACGCGTATCGATACGGAATATGGAGCACTTCGACGCAGGCGCTCGTCAGGTCCTCCATGCGGGTAAGGCTCATCATCGAAAGGAGCGGCAGCGCCAACGCGATGGTGCGCAGCGCAACATTTGTCGCCTGAGCAAGACCATAGTCGGTGACAATGTAGAACACCGGCGTGCCCGAACGCGCAATGAGCGCCTGAACGACAAACATGCAAGCGCCTATAACAAAAAACGCTCCCAAGAGCCGAAACGCCTTTTTGGCATTGCCTGCCACGATATTGATAAGCAGCGTGGCTGCGATAACAGCAATAATCTCAGGGTAGCCGGGAGCTACAATGCCCGCCGTGAAAAGCTCGATGGCGAGAAAGACCTTAGCAACCGGATTTGCGCGATGCAAAAAGCTCGTGCCTTCCGTGTAATCAATAATGCTACCTGACATCTGAGACCTCCGAACCGCCGCGGCCTTTGGTGGTATTGCGATGGCGATGATGTTCTTCAACGGCTTCTCTGACAAATTTCTCGGCCGCCGCGCGAGAGGTGGCGTCGCTCACAATACGCTCAGTCATCCGACCAATCTCAGACACTGTTGTCAGTCCTGTATAGGCGGCGTCAACGCGCTCCGAGAGCACGCGCGCAATCTGTACCACCTGAGGCGGTTCAATAGCGGCGAGGCGCATAACAGCATTTTGTGCAAAAACTTCAGCCAGAGGACCATCAGCGATGAGGGAACCGTGCGCCATAACTGCCGCGCGACTCGCAAAGTCAGAAACGACCTCCATGTCATGGCAGGCCATCAAAACGGCGCAGCCCTTCTCGCGCAGCTTTTCAACCTCGTGCATGACGGTCATGCACTCACGATAGTCAAGGCCGCTTGTCGGCTCATCGAGCACAAGCACGTCAGGCTCGCACACGACCACGGACGCCAAGGCTACCATTTGGCACTGACCGCGAGAAAGCGTAAACGGAGAAGCCTGAGCGTCAAGTCCAAAGCCGTCGATAACGTCTTTCGCCCGCTCATGCGCTTCTGATTGCGGTACTCCTTTGAGCTCCAGTCCAAAAGCGACCTCATCGAGAACCGTGTCTTTGCAGATTTGGTGGTCGGGATTTTGAAAGAGCGTGCTGACATGGTGGGCAATCTCGCTGGTGCGCTGAGAAACAGTGGATGTTCCCATAATGCGAACATCACCGCTTTGCGGCTTCAATAAGCCGTTGACCAGCTTGGTAATGGTTGTCTTTCCAGCGCCGTTTTGACCGATAAGCGCCACAATCTCACCGGGATTTACGGAAAAGGTCACATGGTCAACGCCGTCATTGCTGCTCTCATAGCGAAACGAAACGTCAAGCAGCTCAAGCGATGGCTCAACTTCCTCTCCCTCCGGCTGAGACAGAACCTTTTTGAATGGACCGCTGTCAGCAGCCGTCACAGGACCACCGATGAGCGGCAAATACGTTGGAGAAAGAGACGCGTCTTTAGAGGTGAGCGGAGTCTGCACGTCGTAGGAGACCCCCCTGCTCTTCCCCACCGCGCGCGCGACAAGGCCGCAGGCGTCTTGGACTGTCAGCGAAACGTCTTTCTCGCCCGCATAGCCAAGTTTACGCAGGTAATTGGAAATGCGTGTAGCCCGAGGACTGTCAACGCCAAGTTCGCGCAAGGCCGCTGAGCGCGCAAAGACTTCGCTTGTGGAGCCGCAGGCGGCAATGGCGCCGTCTGCCAGTACGAGGACGCGTGAGCAATATGTGGCGAGAAGGGCGACCTTTTGCTCCACGACAATGACCGTGATGCGCTCAGTGCGATTGAGCTCGGCGAGCGTTTCAAAAATGGTGCGTGAAGAGACGGGGTCAAGGGCGGCGGTCGGCTCGTCAAGGACCATCACGCGCGGACGCAGCGCCAGCATGGCGGCAAGGGCGACCTTTTGCTTTTGGCCGCCGGAAAGCGTCGCAATTTCGCGGTAGCGCAGATCGGATATACCAACGGTATCCAAAGCGTACGTCAAACGATCCATAATCTGCTCGCGGGGAACATCAAAATTTTCAAGCCCGAAGAGAAGTTCATCCTCTACAATGCCGGCAACCATCTGCGCGTCAATATCCTGAAGAATGAGGCCGATTGAACAAGAGATGTCGGTCAGGGTAACGTCACAGGTATCCTGCCCGTCAACCAACACCGCTCCATACAGCGTGCCGCGGTAGTGGTGCGGAATCGCGCCGGACATAAGCGAGGTGAGCGTCGTTTTTCCTGCCCCCGAAGGCCCTACGATACCGAGAAACTCTCCTTCGCTGAGCTGGAAGTGTATGCCTGAAAGCGCGGGCGTTTTGCTGTCGGGATAGCTAAACGTCACATGTTGAAAATCAAGTACGGAGTGCATGTTCTTCTCGCCATTCATAGCTACGATTGAAGTTTGATGTAACGGCATATACGAGTGTATACAAGAAACGTCCGCTGTTCAGCAAAAATCGTCAAAAGAACACCGAAAGGCGGCCTTTTTGAAGCGGATCAGCGGCGTGTCGCTTTGGACAGAGGTTCCGCAAGCGCCTGCACCACGATAGCGTTGAAAAGCGCCGTGCACAAAATGACGGGAATCATGACGAGAAAGAGGTCAAGACCGGCATGTTTAGCGGGAACGGCAATCGCGGCAAAAATCAGACCGGAAACGGCAGTCGTTACAAAGGATCCTACAAAGGGCATAATTCTGCTCTCGGCGAAGGCGCTTTTGGTAAAGGCAAACATCACGAGCGCGGCAATTGATTCCGCGACCAAATCGGCTCCAGGAAGCGAGGTGGTGATTTGAATGACCGCGCCGGCGATAAGGCCGATAATAACCGATTGCACCGCGTTCGGCTTGAGCAAAAGGATCGCTAGGCAAAATGAGGCGATAACAAACTCCGGGGCAATGCCCACCGCGCTGATTGCCTTGCCGACGGTCAAATCAAGAATGAGACCGGCGGCAATGAGTACCGCCACTGTTACCAGCGATGTTACATCAAGGGCCCCCTGTCGACTTGATTGAACCGCAATACGCGGCTGTTTGAGGTCTTGGCTGTTCAAGTTCTGGCTGCGATGAGACTTTTGGACTGTCATATGCGTTCCTTTCACGCGTTTCTTATTATCTATTACGTTGTTACCTGCGTTGCTCTGCTGCGTTCTCTTTTACGTTTTTCTTTTCATACTTTCTCGCGATTTCGGCAATAAAAAAAGCCCCCGGTCTTTCCGGGAGCCCTCACATATGCCAAACAGCATGAGTGACTCACAGTCAACCGAAGAGGGACAGAGTACGCCACCACCAGTTTTTACGGGATGCGGTTGCAGTGGAGTTTGTCGCTGAAGCGCAGCTTATTGCTGCTGGATTAGAGCTCATAGATAGTCTCCCTTCCTCTACAACAAGGCTGACACGGCTAAAACAGTGTCGGCAACTCAAACACACGATTACAACCTGTGAGCAAGGATACCAATTCCTCTTCACGGAGTTTTCAAAAAAGGAATCATGAAACAGCTTTGAAACGTTGAAGCGTTCGAAGATGTGAGCTATGAAGCGTTTAAGGGCGCTAACACTACAAGCATCCCTATGCCAAAAAAGGGACCCCGAAGGGTCCCTTTGCAAAAACAACAGCAAACGAATTGCCGATTATGTTACGCCTGCGCCTCAATGACGTTGACGACATGCTTGACGCCGCGCTTGAACTCGACAACGCCATCAACGAGCGCGAAAAGCGTATCGTCCTTGCCGCGGCCGACGTTAACGCCAGGGGTAATGTGGGTGCCGCGCTGACGAACAATAATCTGACCAGCCTTGATGGCCTGGCCACCGTAAATTTTGGTACCCAGACGCTGCGCCTGAGAATCGCGGCCGTTACGGGACGAACCGAGACCTTTCTTGTGTGCCATAGTGCTACCTGCCTATCTTAAAATAATCTGAAACGTTGAAAGCCGCTTACGTGAAGAGTTGAAGGTACTGATGCAACCAAACATCCAGACGCCGTTACTCGGCTGATTCGTCGGATGCCTTAGACGCAGCCTTGCGCGTGGTCGGAAGAGAAGTGACCTTCAGCTTGGTAAGCTGCTGACGGTGTCCGTTGGTACGGTGGTAGCGCTTGCGCTTGTGGAGCTTGAAAACAAGGACTTTTTTATCCTTGAACTGCTCAAGAACCTCGCAGGTGACCTTCTTAGAAGAGAGGTCAGACGGATTGACAATGGTCTTCTTGCCGTCATTAAGCATGAGAACGTCAAGCTTGACCTTGTCGCCAGGCTGCGCGTCAAGCTTCTCGACAGCGATAATGTCATCTTTGGCAACCTTATACTGCTTGCCACCAGTTGCTACGATTGCGTACATGTGTGTAACCCTTCATTGCTGAAAACGTGCAACGATTATCAATGAGACCGGTTTCTGGAACCCGAGCAAAGGTATCCAACGCCGTAACCTGTGGCGCGCGCGGGAAACTGTCGGCGCCCCATGTCCCTCGGCGAGAAACACAGCTCGGAACAGTCTACCATAAGAATCTCAAATTACCAGATTAATCCACAACTTGTGGCTGATTTTCTTCCTTTTTGATATGTTCGATGCGCATTACAATGCCGCGCGCCGTAACTTTTGTCCCAAGATATCCCATGGACGCCTTCAGCAGCCAGCCAAAACCGGGCACCACGCCCACAAGACTCCGAACAGCGCTTCGGTATGCCAATCCGGCGCAAGCAACGCCTGCAAGCTCAGGAATGCGATCAATGCGGGAATCCAGACCGTAAGCCGTCGCGATATCAAGCGCCAGACGAATCTGCGAGGATGTCATCAGCGCCATGTCGGACCCGGGAATCATAGAGACCGCGCCGATTGCGGCATTGGTGGCGGCGCATCTGGAAACCAGTGAAGACACCAGAGCCTCCCGGCAAAACGGAAACGACGCCGCGCATGAGACGCCCTTCTCGGTAGCAGACGCAAGCCATACGGCTAAACGCTCAAGCACAGCTTCAGACGAAGTGCCGGCCAGGATGTTGATGCGCAGAGCGGCTTCGGCAGAAACAGCAACGCGCGGCGCCTCAACAGCCGACTCAACGATAACCGCAACGGGAATACCGGATGCGGCAAGTTCTGCGCACTTCTCGCCTACCAGTGGATTTCCTCCGGATACAATAATGGCCGCATCGGGAACTGTTGAAGTTTGCGCCTCAGACGCCGCGAGAGACAGCACCTCGACATGCGCACTCACACGCTCAGGCACAAGAGCCTGGCGGACCGCCTGCGCCAGATACGTTGGGCAAGACCTGTCAACGTATACGCGAACAGTCACGCTCTCAATCTGCGCGAAATCCGCCCCAAGCCCGCTCACCAGCGAGCCCGCAATCTTTGTCATCGAAGCTGCCATACTCACCTGCCCCTATGCCGCCTTTACTCGGCCTGTATCGCATCAATACTACGCGGACTTCTGACGATGTCGCCACACCGACTGCACCACACCCACAGACATCATCTGCGCAAGCATCGATGTGGAACCGAAGCTAATGAACGGCAGTGGAATGCCGGTGATGGGCATAATGCCAATGCACATGCCAATATTTTGCAGCATTTGAAATGTCCACATGGCGGCGCAACCCACAAGAGTGAGCTTGGCAAACGGATTTTCAAGGCGCATGGCGAGAAGAATCGTCGAGAAGATCATCCACGCGAAGAGCGCCAGCATCACAAGAGAGCCGACAAAGCCAAACTCCTCGGCAAAGAGCGCGAACACGAAGTCGGTATGCGCCTCAGGTAAAAACCTGCCGCTTGCCTGCGTAGCATTGCCCGGACCCTTGCCGAAAAGGCCGCCGGAACCGACTGCGATTTTGGCTTGCTGCAAGTTATACCCGTCTCCTGACGGATCGATGGACGGGTCGACAAATACCACTAGGCGCTTGATCTGGTAGTCCTTCAAAATATGCGGGATACCCGGAATAAGCGAGGTCACTACTACCAGTGCCACCACAGCGACAAGCAGGGAAAACGTAATGAGAATCCATGTTTTTTTGGCGCCCGAGCAAATGATGACGGTCGCTCCTATCGCCAAAAGAATGAGGCCGGTTCCCAAATCGGGCAGCAGCATAATGCAGCCAAAAGGAATGAGCAGCGTACCGCAGAGCTTTACGTAATCCTTCAAGGTCTCTACTTTACCGTGATACTCGGCGCCCACGGAGGCCATGAGGAAAATAAGTCCAATCTTGCCGACCTCCGAAGGCTGAAAACGCAGGGGTATGAAGGGAATCTTCACCCAGCCAGTCATGCCTTTTATGGATACGCCCAGCCCTGGTATGCGCGGCATAATCATCAAAATTGAAACTGCTATCAGCAAAAACGTCGACATGTTCGCCAGGCCGCGGTAGTCATAATGCCAAATGAGGGCAGCAAGTACCGCGCCAATAGCAATACCTGCAAGGTGGCGGGGAAAGCTCGCCTCCGCGATATTTAGCGACGCCGTATAGATGACCACGATACCGATAAGAATAAGCAGGCATGCGGGTATCAGCTGCGGCAGATAGAGATTGCCCAAGATATCACGCTTGCCGTCTGATTTTTTACCGTTGACGGTCAGCCCTTTGGGCGTATTCGTGCGTCTGAAGCGAGAAAAACCTCGCTGTTTGGTCACGGCAGATGTGTCCAACGCCATGTTCTTCTCGCCTCCTATCGCGAAACCGTATCTTTTTGGCCGTAGATAGCGCCAAAAACGTCGCGAACGACATACATTGCAGAGCCAGCGCCCGAAGGAGCGCAGTCAACGTTTGCGCAGATGCAGTATTTGGGATTGTCGGCAGGCGCATAACCCACAAACCAGCCGACCGGATCGCCTACGGTAATCTGCTGCGCCGTGCCCGTCTTGCCGTTGACCTGCACATCCAAGTTGGTCCAGTGCGCCGCATACGCGGGGTCTTCCTCATAGACCATGCCGTGAAGACCGCGACTCACAATATCGTAGTTGGACTCCGACTCCTCGCATTCAATGATAACTTTGTTTTTGTACTCAATAACAGACCCGTTGCCTGAGCGGGCGTTGATGCTCTTCAGCACATGCGGCTTCCAAATCTGGCCCCGCGTGGCGACGCCGGCGTAAGCGTTTGCCATCTGCAGGCAGGTGACGAGAAGATCGCCCTGTCCAATGGACAGGTTGCAGTTGTCGCCACCCTGCCACGCGCGCGAATCGTCGGGCGAATCGGAAAAATAATCCCACTTCCACTTGGCATCGGGAACTCTGCCGGACGCCTCTTCAGGAAGGTCAATGCCTGAAAGCGCCCCAAGACCAAACTTGCGGAAGACCTCCTGCATACCTTCGGGGTGCTCCTTGTTGTAAAAGAAACCCTTGCCTATCTCGTAAAAGACAATGTCACACGAGTTAATGATGCCGGTAACCAGGTTCACCGTGCCGTGACCGGAAAGTTTCCAGCAGTGCATGCCGTATTCTTCGCCAAATCCCGTCCAAAACCCCGTGCAGTACCATGAGGATTCAGGCGTGCAAACGCCGTAATCGAGGCCCGCGAAGGTCGTCAGCGCTTTGATAACAGAACCGGAAGGATACTGACCTGCGATAACGCGGTTCATAAGCGGATAATTGGCGTCTTCAGATTGAAGGTTTTCCCAGTCAGACGAAGCGATGCCACCGACAAATACGCTTGGCGAGAAGGTCGGATAGCTTGCCATGGCAATGACTTCACCGTTGGTCACGTCAAGAGCGATAACGGACGCTGCCTTGCCCATAAAGCCTGCCGCGCGAGACACCTTGATAGCGTCGACCAGCGCGTCCTCCGCCGCCTTTTGCACCTTCGCGTCAATGGTTAAAACAACGTCCGAGCCGCTTTGAGCTTCAATTGACGTACTGTGATCGAGCACTTTTCCGCTTGCGTCAACGTAGACGGTCTGCTCGCCACGAACGCCCTGCAGCGCCGATTCGTACTGCAGCTCCACGCCCGTTTGCCCCACAATGTCTCCATGGGCATAAACGAACCCGCCGTCAGCGGTCTTGCTGTTTTCAAGCTGCTCTTGCGTTACGGTGCCGGTATATCCCACCACATGAGCCGCAAGCGTTCCGTTGGGATAGAAGCGCTGAGTACGCTCTTCAATGCTGACACCATCAAAAACACCGGGATGCGCGTAGATAGCGGCGATGACACGGCGGGATACGTCAACGGCTACCGTGCGAAGGCTCTGCGCGCCTTCAGAGGTATCAATAATCTTGCGGTAGACCGCGCGCTTTGGCATGCCCAAGAGGTTGGCAAGCACCTGCATTTCTACGTCATCTTCAGATACGTCAGACTTCGCCACAACCGCCGGACTGGGACGATTGGTAACAATCTCTACGCCGTTGCGATCCAAAATACGGCCACGCGGCGCCGCGGTGGTAACCGTACGGGTGCGGTTACTGTCCGCCTGCTTTTGA includes:
- the mrdA gene encoding penicillin-binding protein 2, coding for MDLTLVIVAVCVLAAIGLIIIYLVFGRKNSPFKFDIGGGSPRASGGADASPEKTLSSRLVGLSVAVGAVFTALFARLWSMQLVSSDEYQKQADSNRTRTVTTAAPRGRILDRNGVEIVTNRPSPAVVAKSDVSEDDVEMQVLANLLGMPKRAVYRKIIDTSEGAQSLRTVAVDVSRRVIAAIYAHPGVFDGVSIEERTQRFYPNGTLAAHVVGYTGTVTQEQLENSKTADGGFVYAHGDIVGQTGVELQYESALQGVRGEQTVYVDASGKVLDHSTSIEAQSGSDVVLTIDAKVQKAAEDALVDAIKVSRAAGFMGKAASVIALDVTNGEVIAMASYPTFSPSVFVGGIASSDWENLQSEDANYPLMNRVIAGQYPSGSVIKALTTFAGLDYGVCTPESSWYCTGFWTGFGEEYGMHCWKLSGHGTVNLVTGIINSCDIVFYEIGKGFFYNKEHPEGMQEVFRKFGLGALSGIDLPEEASGRVPDAKWKWDYFSDSPDDSRAWQGGDNCNLSIGQGDLLVTCLQMANAYAGVATRGQIWKPHVLKSINARSGNGSVIEYKNKVIIECEESESNYDIVSRGLHGMVYEEDPAYAAHWTNLDVQVNGKTGTAQQITVGDPVGWFVGYAPADNPKYCICANVDCAPSGAGSAMYVVRDVFGAIYGQKDTVSR
- a CDS encoding FtsW/RodA/SpoVE family cell cycle protein encodes the protein MALDTSAVTKQRGFSRFRRTNTPKGLTVNGKKSDGKRDILGNLYLPQLIPACLLILIGIVVIYTASLNIAEASFPRHLAGIAIGAVLAALIWHYDYRGLANMSTFLLIAVSILMIMPRIPGLGVSIKGMTGWVKIPFIPLRFQPSEVGKIGLIFLMASVGAEYHGKVETLKDYVKLCGTLLIPFGCIMLLPDLGTGLILLAIGATVIICSGAKKTWILITFSLLVAVVALVVVTSLIPGIPHILKDYQIKRLVVFVDPSIDPSGDGYNLQQAKIAVGSGGLFGKGPGNATQASGRFLPEAHTDFVFALFAEEFGFVGSLVMLALFAWMIFSTILLAMRLENPFAKLTLVGCAAMWTFQMLQNIGMCIGIMPITGIPLPFISFGSTSMLAQMMSVGVVQSVWRHRQKSA
- the rplU gene encoding 50S ribosomal protein L21 — encoded protein: MYAIVATGGKQYKVAKDDIIAVEKLDAQPGDKVKLDVLMLNDGKKTIVNPSDLSSKKVTCEVLEQFKDKKVLVFKLHKRKRYHRTNGHRQQLTKLKVTSLPTTRKAASKASDESAE